The Branchiostoma lanceolatum isolate klBraLanc5 chromosome 12, klBraLanc5.hap2, whole genome shotgun sequence DNA segment ATCACCACGACAGAACCACATGGACGCGTTCTTTGTGTAGTCAGGTTCCTTCCCTCTGATGAAATTATCGATCCAGACAAAAAGGAGCCAGATTTGAGCCGACGAATGTTTCTTTTCGCATCAATCCCGTCATTTTGGGATCCTGGGTTACTTCTGTGCccctaaacagtcacttataaCAGCAGACAACGCTGGGAACTTCTcgcaaaactatgatttataATGCCGTCTACCAGAAGCCCAAAATTGTCGCGTATGATGCGATAGATCAACTCCTCTATACACTCCCTGAAAGATATCAATTTTTCGAAAGCTGGTGTAAAACTTTTGATAAATCCACTTCTCGTCCCAAATGAGACAATTACAGCGAGTGGCAGTTATATTTCCACTCATCGGTGTAGAATTTATGACAACTGTAGTTGTTTAAATGATAGGGTTTGAATTGTGTGCGTTGAGATATGATTATTCTGTGAACACTATATCTTATCTAAATAGTATCAGTATATATTTATGCTCATGCGTGTAGATTGTTTCGTATCCTTAGCCATATTTGGTGAATATTGTTGTAAAATCCGTCgctattcaatttttttcagcaataaacttttgatgatgatgattaccaTCACAATCATCATTATCTTCGAGTTTAACAATGTTATGAACTCAtcattttattatttatttcaGAACAAACCATCTGTTAGACATGACGTGTCTGATCACGTGAAACAAGTGCTGCGAACGGGAATATTTGTATGGCCATCACGTGATGTACGAACAGATAGCGATCGTCCGGACGCCATTGGTGGAAATGATCACATGAATAACACGTGACAAAGGTATGTTCTGTCGGCATGTTCTGTGATTGGATGTTTGTGGATGACGTTTATCTTACAAAGATGTTAATATTCACCACCGTcaatttgaactttgaactttatttatTATTCCGCAATGAAGACTAATACTAATAAGAGTAATTTTTTTGTCATCTCGCGTAACTTTGTCTGAGTTTGATATAATTGACGTCGATAGCCATGGCACAGTGCCAGTTGGCAATATATTTTCCCCTAGTAAATAAAGATAAATAAGCAGACAAACATAATTGAGCTGGCATTTTCCTGATGGGGTGTGGATAGATCCAACATGGCAACTTGTCATTCATTACGCAGAGATAATGACTCAACTAACTTATTCAGATTCTTGAAATCTTCATgatctttgttttgaaaactgCGCAGACtcgattctgaaaaaaaaattcaaccaaaACTTAATGCACGATAGGCTCCGTAAACATGATTAACAGCataccattgttttgtatattATGCTCTCACCAAGAAAGACATACCTTTATCAACATTAGTACTGTGGTCCGCGTGTAGCGACGTGTAAGATTTACCGTACTAGCAAAACATCCGGGGGGGAGGTTTGTTCTGACTTTAGATTCTCCACCTCTGATGTCATCTCCTGCACGATTCAAAGTATACAAAACATGTCGCCATCAATTCTCTGATATCTCATGACGCTGTTATCATAGCGCTGCTATCAGGCAGAACTAAAACCATGGATATCCGGATGCAATATACTATATATAGcatcttgttgtcttttcgtTATAAATCTGTAGTTAGCCTTCTTCGAGATACTTTCCTAGACTTACGAGGCATGTGATTGGATGTTGGAAGATATTAATTATCTGCATGTGTTGTAATTGTATATAGATATTTGTTTTCAACGCTGTGCTGTAAATATGACGACAAGGACGTTTGGTATAACCTCTGTGGCCTTTGCCTTCAATGTAAAAATATAACAAGGATCCTGGtacttttattgtttgtttacgAATCCACCTTCGCAGGATCCCGTGACGAGCAACCGCACGACTGGTCTCTTGATAGTTTTCGTCGGGTGAATTTGAGATAAAACATGCCTTTCCTTTCTTCCAGGCCCGTGTCCGAAGCACGACGAGGCATCAGAATGAGCGTGCGCGGAGCAGTGGGCGTGGCCCTCCTGGTCATGACGCTGTTCTGTCTCTGCATGCTGCTGTTTCTGGGACACCTGGAGCTGTCCCGACCTCGGGTCGCCATGCTGAACCGCGCACTGGCCGGCGTACAGCACAGTCAGCGGGGCACTCAGAGAACTTTCCCGGTACAGCAGACTATACCACGGGAAGCAGTCTTACCAGACCTCCATACGGTGTCACCAAGGCGGACGGTGTCCCCAAATGAGACCATGGCAGGTTTTCACGACGGGATGGAGACCATGGCTCGGTCAGTAGAGTACGTTGAAGAGCCTATCAACAAGGAGGAACAGCTTTCCGCGCTGAGGGAGAGGTGGGAGTACTATCCTGGTAATGATTACGGTGAAGAAGGTGGACAGTTCGGCAACCAGTCGGGGCTAAGTGGCAATCCGGCCCGCCGGCTAGCTGTGGTGGTGTTCGCCCAGATGCGTACGGGATCCTCCTTCACGGGGCAGCTCTTCAACCAGCACCCCTCCTTCTTCTACATGTTCGAGCCGCTATGGCACCTGCACCACCCGCAGAACGTCGCCTACAGGCCGATCCCGGTGGTGAACGGGCGGGCAACCGTGAGACTCAGTGCCATCGCCCACCGGCCTCCCGAGGCAACGTTCGGCAAGGTGCTCGAAGGAATCCTGCGCTGCGACTTCGGAGAGTTAACCAAATTCATCGGAAGAAAGGGACTTTTCGCCGCCGGGTCTGACAGGGCTTTGGTACGATTCTGTGACGAAGTCTTGCACTGGCCACCCCGTCGGTGTTCTTACGCGCTGAGGCCGCAAACCTTACCCAAGGTGGTAAACTACTGCAAAAGGACACCCTATACAGCAGTAAAGACGATACGGATTCAGAATATGAATTCCCTAGAACACTTACTGAGCGACCCTACCCTTGACTTGAAGATAGTCCACCTGGTAAGGGACCCGCGAGCGACCATTACGTCCAGACTGTCTTTAATGGACGCACGCCATAGAGCGAAGCTTCCTTTCCCTCCTAATCTTCTCAATGAGAAGGACATCAATAAACTTTGTGGCTGGATCACTAGAAGTACGGTGACAACGGTAAGTGGAAGCTGTTCAGTTTAGGACCCCGCTCACGCAACATTTTATCAGCTACATTAGCAACGTGAATTGGGTATTAGAGTTCTTTGATACGAAACGATGGGAAATTACCGTAGTCCTTCAACTGCTAGTATCTTCCTCGGGGTAATAATGACTGGAGCTATAATTCCTTTTACCAATAGGAGGCGCTTTTGAGAGAAGGGTGTGGTCCCTAACGTGGCAAAGcctgtatcccccctcatcctAACTTCTTCAGTCATGTAGGGGATGAGAGGGATACAATTAAGCTAAGTTATGTTTGGGACCACAATCTTCTCGCTACAGCGCCATCTTGTAGAGGAAATTAGCAGCAGTTGTCATTGTCCTGAAAAAAGATACATTAATCGGGGCGGGGTGGGGGGAGGGATGCCTACATATCAATAAATGGCTGCGGTCCGATGGTACAGAGTTATtaatatgaaatatttcaacaatGATTTAACCCTTTATGATCGAAGGAATATTATTTGTATCTCACATTCAGGACGTGCCCTCCCCATGGCGAGACCGGTACATCATGGTTCGCTACGAGGACCTGGCAGAGCATCCCGAACTCATGACCAAAAGGCTGTACGAATTTCTGGGCGTGCCCCTTGACGACATGGTTCTCCATTGGGTAAGAGAAAACACGAAAGGAGACGGCAAACCTCACGATCACTTTAgcaccaaacatcacgacgctAACGCCACCGCCAAGATCTGGAGATACAGGTTGAGTTTCCCTGCCGTCGCTAAAGTACAAGACATGTGCAGAGACGCTATGAAAATGGTGGGGTACAAAGAAGTGGACTCGCCGGAGAAATTGAGAGACTTACAGACGTCTCTAGTGGACGCAATTCCTGCTAACGTCATTGCGATTCGCCCATAATGCTTAAGTCGCAATTCGAAACCAATGCCCCTTCGGGTACTATACGGGCTAAGTCTTTTTTTAACCTTGGGTGGGGCTTAACGTGACTCTCAACGGCTGTCATTATGAAATGATATTGGAAAGATAAAATTACGTAAATTGAATGTAATCATAATCAGAAGTatacacaagaccagaggagagtgtaattttctaaaagatcacaTCTTCATGAGTACGAAATCgaccaaatttgtaaaaattattcacagatgGACAGATAactgaaccatttataatcc contains these protein-coding regions:
- the LOC136446475 gene encoding carbohydrate sulfotransferase 1-like, which produces MPFLSSRPVSEARRGIRMSVRGAVGVALLVMTLFCLCMLLFLGHLELSRPRVAMLNRALAGVQHSQRGTQRTFPVQQTIPREAVLPDLHTVSPRRTVSPNETMAGFHDGMETMARSVEYVEEPINKEEQLSALRERWEYYPGNDYGEEGGQFGNQSGLSGNPARRLAVVVFAQMRTGSSFTGQLFNQHPSFFYMFEPLWHLHHPQNVAYRPIPVVNGRATVRLSAIAHRPPEATFGKVLEGILRCDFGELTKFIGRKGLFAAGSDRALVRFCDEVLHWPPRRCSYALRPQTLPKVVNYCKRTPYTAVKTIRIQNMNSLEHLLSDPTLDLKIVHLVRDPRATITSRLSLMDARHRAKLPFPPNLLNEKDINKLCGWITRSTVTTDVPSPWRDRYIMVRYEDLAEHPELMTKRLYEFLGVPLDDMVLHWVRENTKGDGKPHDHFSTKHHDANATAKIWRYRLSFPAVAKVQDMCRDAMKMVGYKEVDSPEKLRDLQTSLVDAIPANVIAIRP